The DNA sequence TGGTTTGTTTGAGTAACATGGTTTCAGAGAGgagccacaaacaaaattacattcacTTCCACTGTAGCAGGATTCAGGCTGAAATGGAGCATTATTtagaaaatagacaaaaaaatcccaactTATTTGCAGGAAGGATAccattaaagttttttttttcttaataagtTCAGGTGACCCATTAAGAGGCATCCTTGTGCTTTATGCGTGTGCTACAGGGAGGATGGACATCACACAACTTCATAAACAAATGACATATGATAATGAAATGTAAGCTGATAAGcagaaaaattactttttttttttttacataaacgACTACAACAAATCACATACAACAATGATGTGGGAAAACACTGTAAAGATGCTTCATGTGCAGAAAGACGGGATGAACTGGCATTGTTGCTCACGGAAAATGGACACCAATtactttttgttaaaataattaaCATTACCCCATAATACTCAGCTCCCTGTGTAACATACTATGTCCGTGTACCTTTGTCTCATGTTTCTATTCTACACTTTTGCTTGTTAAATTTGGAAAAATACAGGTTTAACAAAAAGGAAATTACAAGGATGTGGAAAAAACATACAGTGTGACTTTGCATGAGAATGACAGGAGCGACTCACAGATCTTAGGCACATCTATTGCATTACTGCAAATGTTACGGGTGGAAATGTTCGGGTAACTCTACCAGAGAGTTTGATATGACTGGCAGCCTGAATCAGTTCATGTGCATATGTCAAATCTTTTGCTGGTACCTGATTGTGAATTAAAAACCTTGCAATGGAGAGCTTGAACATTACAGTCCATGTAGTCAGAGAGAGCTCTGATAATACTGCACTAATAATAGAGCAGCTCAGGCTCATGGAAACGTTAGCCAGCCCGTCATGCACCATACATGCCACTGATGGCATGCAGTAGCGCAGACTGGCCACAGAGAGGAGGTGCTGTTACAACCGCTGACCTCTCCCTGAAAGGACTAGAGGTTTAACGACTTCCTTTACAAGAAACACAGTGACAAGCTGCACAAGCGGCAGCAGGTTTCTGAAGgcagtgtctgtttgtgtgtcagatATCTGAGCAGCTGCTTGTTTGGTGATTGTGGATCTTCAATGGCAGTGCCTGTCGCTGTCGTTATCTCTTTGTGTCTGCCTGTTTTTCTCCAAATAGGAGTCTGTTTGTGTCACTGACAGCCAACCTGTCAGTCTACAATTAGCacagcaacattaaaaaaaaaaagattgtctTCTGGTAGGATTGTCAGTAGAGAATtcacaatgattacattattttacagtaaagcaTTTTTCTCGATTCCTTGGAGAGCTCATCTAAcactcctcccctcctccaacCACTGGCTTAGTTCTGTCACGTGGAGTGAATCAGTGGAGGCAgtgatttgttttctgtgtgaatACAGATGCGTTACTGCACCAAACACAGAACAGTCATGCTTTacggtcacacacacacacacacacacacaaaaaaaaaaactccgtTCTGAGGGGAGTCCAGACTCATCGTAAGACAGATGTGGGAATCCTTTTCTCTCTCCGTCTTTACGTCCATACATTCTTGGATGCATGTATCCCAATGGATCCTCTATCGCTGgggtttctctctgttttccagAGAAAGAAGCTCAGGAGTTCCAGGGAAAGAGTTTTATGCTGACAGGTCTGATATGaccagtttttccattttattccCGATCTCTCCTGGGACTTGAAGTTCCTCGGATTCATAGTCATCATCGAAGGACCTGAGAACACATAGAACTTGTTAATAAAAGGTATTGTTCTCCTTACTATCCTGGTAGATTAGAGTGTGTGCATTGTACCCTTCATGTAGCTGTTCATTTGCAGTCTCCTCCGCCACCAGTATCTCATACTCCTCTGAGGCATATTTATCCCAGTCAGATGGCTCTGGACCTTCACTATCAATATCCTGGAACACCATAGGCACACCAGATATCAGTATTTTACAACTattgacaaaacacacaaaataaataaagagaatTCCATACTATTttgtaacaaaataaaagaagagtAGCTTAAAACTATGCAAATATATAGCACCAAGAGGTATGCAGGATACATCAAAACTATGGAGCAGATTTTAAAagattgaattaaattaaatgattaaacaaaagcaaatatttaaaacacTGTAGTATTTAGACAACTTTGTACTGGCAATACAGTGCAAAACAGCGATGTGAGCTCTACAATCAGTAAACATAGGGCAAATGTTATTACAGTATATCTCCAGTATCTTCCACATACCAAAAGtcaacaataaaaatgcatttattcagtCAGTATCACTgttaaattttgaataatttgctttttcatcTTTGTTATTGTAAGAAAGGATCATCAGCCCTCATCTCAAACTGCCAGCTGGAGCAATATAGTTGAAGAGTACACAAGAGTTGCAGATTACCTTTTGCACAGCAAATGGGTCTCTCTGTTCGTGGTCCAGGTATTTCTCCAGGTTGAAGAAAGTGTCAAAGAATATGTGAGCCATCCGGCACCGCTTTAAATCACCCAGGGTTATCTTACctggaaaaacacaacacaaaacacttgTGCAtgtgtaaaaagcaaaatggcAGTGTATGAATGTCCAATGAAGATAATGACAGatttattatataattataaaaagacagaaaaatagtgAGACTAACTAACCTGAGCTCTCAGGTTTGACCAGGTCGAGCATCTGGCAGAGCAAATCCTGGAAGGGCAGCGGTTCAATGCCcatcctctccatcctctcACACTGCTCTTCATAGAAATACTCCAACTCAAACATGGATAAAATGCCGTCGCCATCCACATCCATGCAGCGGTACCAGTACTCTATACTGGGAAGACAGATGACAAACGTGGGGTTAGACTCTCAGTACAAAGACAAAAGACTAAAACAGAAGCACAACTGGGAAATGGTGAGCGttcaaaaaaaatgctcaaactgCTGCTGTCATAATAATCAGAGCAACTGTTTCTTTTACCTAGTTGGATTTTTCTTGTCTTCCTCAGATATGAGGAACCAGACGAACTCGGCGTAGCTCATCCTGCCTTCCCTCTGCACAGCGTTACCCCTGGAAACCAGAGAGATGGAGCCGTTCACACTTACTGCTGCTCCTATTATGGTGAAGTAATCAgctcctctgtgtttgtttatgtgtgcgTTTCCACTTACCGAGTGACGGCCCCCGAAAACAATCTCTCAATGATTCTGTTTGACGATGCTGTCAGAGGAGAGAATGAGAAAAGTAAGCAAATGTAATTTGGTTCAAATACGCAGAAACAAATAGCTACGGTTGGAAACCATTGTGCAAACAGTACAGTCAGATGCTCAAGTGTTGATCTGGGAAATCCAATTTTGGCTATGTGGTCATATAATACAGTTGCAGGAAAGCGTTGAGATGAGGGCAAACTGTAGTTACCGTAATACCTGATTTCTTGCTTGACATGCATTTAATGCTTGTAGAATAAACCCCATAGAGCTGGTATGGATGCGTTTCGTTTGGGGAAAATAAATCCTCCTTACCGTGGTCGTTGTATCTCGCCAGGTCTTTGGGATCAATATACAAGTCGTGGTCAGTGTCCAGTTCCCAGAACTTGCAGTAGATGACGTAGAAGTGTTCGTAGGAGAAATAATCGGTGATCTGGTTGAtgtcgtcctcctcctctagcAGCGCCAGGGTTTGTAGGAAGTTGCTCCTGCGCAGCTCCATCATGGTGATACGGCCCGTCCACGAACGGTTCACCACATAGAATATCCGCTGAATCACCTGTGAGCAGCAAAATGATACCAATTAGCACAAATTAATTCAATTTACAATAGGGAAAGAAAAAGAGTCAATTTCAAATCtattatgaaataaaacagtcacacaaaacagaaaaaacaattaaacagcagcaggagcaaGAAAATGACTATTATTGATAAAACCAGATACAATTAGGTGattaattgaaattattttGGATAATTAATCTAAAATGCTGGGGATTTTATGCTTTTCCTGGTCTTGTGATGTGATAGCAACCTAATTATCTGTGGTTTTGTTTGGTTGTCCGTTCTAAATAAGCAATTTTGAGACATTACTATAAAGCTTAGAAAATTATTATGGGTACATTTcacaatttctgacattttacaggttaagcaattaaatgataaatcaaaaacaaaaatttgcaCTTGTTGTTGATATAAAAGCCACAAAAGTGCAGTGAAGTAGGAATTGCATTGATATTTGCCCCTTCTGCAATTCAGTCATCaaacaataattaaacagagattttaaaaagcacatgAACACATCATGAAAACAGACATCAGCTTTTTGAGACCATATGAGTCAAAActacttaaaaatgtcttaacTTATGAGGAAAATATTAAGCATTATACTTGGATTTTGGGTCTCGAAGGAGTAAATATCCTCATCTTTCCAGGGTTAAGTTAAGAAGGTAGTAAAGTGAAGGCTTTTATCTTTTATGTCTGCTAGTTTTGCTaatgcaaaagttaaaagttaaCCACATGGCAACGCCTCAAATTGAAGCCGTCACACTTAGATGCCTGTCTGATAATAGCATGAAACTTGCATGAGGTCTGTGCAAGAACTGTCATCCAGATTTATTAAACATATTCCTCATCTTGCCAAGAGGGTGAATGACCAAGAGTGCATCTACAGCTGATATTTTCTGTCCTCATTCATAATCTTAGCGAGACAGGTCTTTAGCATACAATGGAAAGAAAGGGGGTGCAGTCACTCTGTCCTGAAACGCAATACTCAGGCTCGGTCAAGAGCGGATTAACAACCATTTCCTGGTACATGGACCTCCCGTGGTTACTAGTGTCTCATACAGTAGCGGGTCAGCTGGCCTAAACTGAATGGGAAGTGTCTTAAAATGGACATGTGGAGGGTCTCAGTGGGCCGGAGGGAGGGCATCAGCATTTCCATGATGTCACCTCACGCTGACGCACCAGAGCACCGGCTTCTCTGCATCTCTGCACTTGTACGAAGCAAACGCTGGGCTTCTGTAGCACGTGTTGCAGCTGTCCCGGCCCTTATTCATAGACGCACACGCTGCACTGCTAATGTTACCCAGCTGAGGCGAACAGAAAACGTTCTGCTGACAAGATAGGAGGAGGTTATTAATATTAAACACTAAAAGGATTGTGGTGGTTTTGATGATTTATTGCTTTGCACAGTccagtggtaaaaaaaaagtaaagtaaaagcaAAAGTATCACAATGGGAAAATTTGCTATTTTGAGTAAAAGTCCagttaaattcatttaaaaagaaagatttataGTCTGTAAAAATGTACTTGAAGTATCATATGTAAAACCATTCATCATAGTGttacattattacattattacattTCATGAGTGCAATAACATGACTATGCACTAACACATAGGTAGAATGCAAATACTGTAACTAGTCTAAGTGAATccaattttacagtttaacagtttcattttaataatatatcacattttacagCCCTGATCAAATGCCTTTTTTGAGAAATCAATGATGTCTAAAGCAACAAGTAACTAGAGTTGTCAACATATGTGTATGTGGGATAAAATACACATAAAGGATGTAAGTCAATATGTTTAGTTACTTTCTAACAATGAGGAAACTGATCATAGCTTTACATTTACATCTATGTATACTGACCAATGAAGGGGAATTTCTGACAGTCTGTTCACTATAAAAGCTATTACATTTATACTTCTCCTTTGAGAATCTGGATAAACTCTGTTATTCTCCATACTACATACAATATCAAATCTGCAGCCACCCAGCAAAGTGTTTAGGATTTTCGGAGTTTAAGAGGATTATAGCAAATCTCCATGCTATACTGGGTCACATTGTGAAAACcctattttgatttgtttttgggACAAACTTATGCACATTTTTCCTTCAATGAAAAACTTCTGTGTCCCTATCCTCATCTATGATCACGAGCTCCAGGAAGTGATCGAAAAGATTCAAGAACATGGATACAGGAGGCCGAAATGAATAGTGGACTCAGGCTCAGAGACAGGGTTAGGAGCTTAGACTTTAGAGCTCAGAGTTGAACCACTACTTCTTGTGCATCTGACAGGGATGCCACCTGGGTGCCACCTTAGGGGGGTATTCTGGGCACGTCTGACTGGGTTCAGGCCACGGGGCAGACCCAGACTgcactggagggattatgtatccCTTCTGGCTCAGGAACACCTGGGGATCCCACAGGAGGAGCTCGAGGTAGTGGCAAGGGGACAGGACACCTTTACGACTTCACTCAGACTGCTGCCCACATGACCTGATTCCAAATAAGCAGTGGCGTTATGACATAGCGTTTTGTTatcatattttttgaaaaatttgtacttttattgcTCTTGTGTGTACCTGTGACCTTCAACACGTTAAGTGGAGTGTGATTTAGATAATAATGCTGTGTGAttcaaagagaaagaaaaatgcctgATTTATGCCTACTTTAAACCTAACTCTCCAAAACTGTACTTTCAGAATGTTAGTCACCCCTCTCTTGGCCACTGGTTGAATAAATGAAGTCTGACTGTTGGGAAACTCTTGAGAACTCTTGAGAAATTGCTGTATTAAGGAGAAAGCTTCTGGGAAATGTTTGTGGTATTTGTCAGAAATTATGACATTGAGGATGCATTGGATGAGCGATGTTATCTTTTAAGTAAGTAAGTGAACTACTTT is a window from the Amphiprion ocellaris isolate individual 3 ecotype Okinawa chromosome 20, ASM2253959v1, whole genome shotgun sequence genome containing:
- the ppp2r3a gene encoding serine/threonine-protein phosphatase 2A regulatory subunit B'' subunit alpha isoform X2; the encoded protein is MMIKETSLRRDPDLRGELAFLARGCDFVLPSRFKKRLKSFQQQQVQSKPEKKPGTPPPAPPAATATPVPTPRSPSPPPAPVIVTPPPPAINIPRFYYPRGLPALGPTANHDAAIAAIETAFTEFEEEKADIYEMGKIAKACGCPLYWKAPMFYGAGGERTGFVSVHSFIATWRKLLHSCHDDASRFISLLAKPGCNYLEQEDFIPLLQDIVDTHPGLTFLKDAPEFHSRYITTVIQRIFYVVNRSWTGRITMMELRRSNFLQTLALLEEEDDINQITDYFSYEHFYVIYCKFWELDTDHDLYIDPKDLARYNDHASSNRIIERLFSGAVTRGNAVQREGRMSYAEFVWFLISEEDKKNPTSIEYWYRCMDVDGDGILSMFELEYFYEEQCERMERMGIEPLPFQDLLCQMLDLVKPESSGKITLGDLKRCRMAHIFFDTFFNLEKYLDHEQRDPFAVQKDIDSEGPEPSDWDKYASEEYEILVAEETANEQLHEGSFDDDYESEELQVPGEIGNKMEKLVISDLSA
- the ppp2r3a gene encoding serine/threonine-protein phosphatase 2A regulatory subunit B'' subunit alpha isoform X3 — translated: MNSHTCWIFLFAFLRCFAIFGSQVQSKPEKKPGTPPPAPPAATATPVPTPRSPSPPPAPVIVTPPPPAINIPRFYYPRGLPALGPTANHDAAIAAIETAFTEFEEEKADIYEMGKIAKACGCPLYWKAPMFYGAGGERTGFVSVHSFIATWRKLLHSCHDDASRFISLLAKPGCNYLEQEDFIPLLQDIVDTHPGLTFLKDAPEFHSRYITTVIQRIFYVVNRSWTGRITMMELRRSNFLQTLALLEEEDDINQITDYFSYEHFYVIYCKFWELDTDHDLYIDPKDLARYNDHASSNRIIERLFSGAVTRGNAVQREGRMSYAEFVWFLISEEDKKNPTSIEYWYRCMDVDGDGILSMFELEYFYEEQCERMERMGIEPLPFQDLLCQMLDLVKPESSGKITLGDLKRCRMAHIFFDTFFNLEKYLDHEQRDPFAVQKDIDSEGPEPSDWDKYASEEYEILVAEETANEQLHEGSFDDDYESEELQVPGEIGNKMEKLVISDLSA
- the ppp2r3a gene encoding serine/threonine-protein phosphatase 2A regulatory subunit B'' subunit alpha isoform X4, which encodes MSCELHHVQSKPEKKPGTPPPAPPAATATPVPTPRSPSPPPAPVIVTPPPPAINIPRFYYPRGLPALGPTANHDAAIAAIETAFTEFEEEKADIYEMGKIAKACGCPLYWKAPMFYGAGGERTGFVSVHSFIATWRKLLHSCHDDASRFISLLAKPGCNYLEQEDFIPLLQDIVDTHPGLTFLKDAPEFHSRYITTVIQRIFYVVNRSWTGRITMMELRRSNFLQTLALLEEEDDINQITDYFSYEHFYVIYCKFWELDTDHDLYIDPKDLARYNDHASSNRIIERLFSGAVTRGNAVQREGRMSYAEFVWFLISEEDKKNPTSIEYWYRCMDVDGDGILSMFELEYFYEEQCERMERMGIEPLPFQDLLCQMLDLVKPESSGKITLGDLKRCRMAHIFFDTFFNLEKYLDHEQRDPFAVQKDIDSEGPEPSDWDKYASEEYEILVAEETANEQLHEGSFDDDYESEELQVPGEIGNKMEKLVISDLSA